DNA from Patescibacteria group bacterium:
GTCTTTTACTCTATATTCTTTTTTCAATTGTTTTACTACCAATTCACTATCTAAAAAACATTCCAAGGTATCTAATTTGTGTTTTTTTGCCAATTCTAAACCTGTTAATAAGGCCCTGTATTCTGCTTGATTATTTGTAGTATTTCCAATATATTCTGAAAAATTAGCAATTATTTTGTCGTCTTTATACAAAACTCCACCAATTCCTGCTGGCCCTGGATTTCCTCGTGATCCACCATCTGTAAATAATTTATACATAATTATGCATTAATTTTTAAATCAACAATATAAAGCTCCAGACTTCTATTTCCATTCCACTCATTTATATCTATTTCAAATATAATATCTATACTATTTCCCACTTCTAATCCTGAAAATTTATTTACCATACTAAAACCAACTGCTTTTTTGATAATTTTATCTTTTTCCAAGGTAATTTTTAAATGAGTTTTGTCTTTTCCTAAATATTGAATTTCTTTTACAATACAATTTTCTGTTAAAAATTTTGGTCTATTATTTTCCATACCATATGGTTCAAACTTTTCTAAATAATCCCAAAGTTTCCAATCTATTTCAGAAAAATTTATTTTTGTATCTATATAAAAAGATGGACTAAGCTCTAGACCATCCAATTTTTTGTCTAATTCACCTTGAATAATATTTTTTACATGTTCTATATTTTCTTCTTTTATAGAAAATCCTGCTGCTGATTTGTGTCCACCAAAACGTATCAATTTATCACTAAATTTTGTGATAATCTCCATAAGATCCACTTCATCTATACCACGACATGAACAAACACAATTTTCCCCATCATAACCCAAAACAAAAACTGGTCTATAATATTCTTGAGATAATTTTCCTGCTACAAGTCCTATTATTCCCAAATTCCAATCTTTATTAAAAACCCATATATATCTTGTATTTTCATCCACATAATCAATTTGAGATTTTGCTTCTGATACTGTTTTACTTGTCACATCTTGACGTTTTGTATTGCTAATATTTAACTCTCTTGATATTTCTATTGCAGTTTCTAAATTATTTGTTTTTAATAATTCAAATGCAGTATTTGCGTGACCCATACGACCCGCAGCATTTAATCTTGGTCCTATTTGAAAACCAATAGTATAACTATTAATACGCTCTACATTTGTTCCTGATATTTCATACAACTGTTGCAATCCTAATCTCTTTGTTTGGGGCAAAACCAAAAGTCCA
Protein-coding regions in this window:
- the recJ gene encoding single-stranded-DNA-specific exonuclease RecJ encodes the protein MSKKWKILSKINDEEFSKFPDINQTILQLLYNRNINTQEKIDEFFNADYIGDIYDPYILSDMKSAINRIYQALKNKENVLVYGDYDADGVTSSVLLVDILDFIGIKAEVYIPSRETEGYGLNMDSVGEIIKNKYNLVITCDCGISNFQEVSEFNKHNVDVIITDHHKEPEKLPKAYAIIHAGLKREKYPCKNLAGVGIAYKLACGILKSDLCHLSDDEIHRKAKWLLDLVAIGSITDMVPLVGENRTLVKYGLLVLPQTKRLGLQQLYEISGTNVERINSYTIGFQIGPRLNAAGRMGHANTAFELLKTNNLETAIEISRELNISNTKRQDVTSKTVSEAKSQIDYVDENTRYIWVFNKDWNLGIIGLVAGKLSQEYYRPVFVLGYDGENCVCSCRGIDEVDLMEIITKFSDKLIRFGGHKSAAGFSIKEENIEHVKNIIQGELDKKLDGLELSPSFYIDTKINFSEIDWKLWDYLEKFEPYGMENNRPKFLTENCIVKEIQYLGKDKTHLKITLEKDKIIKKAVGFSMVNKFSGLEVGNSIDIIFEIDINEWNGNRSLELYIVDLKINA
- a CDS encoding ribonuclease HI family protein, which encodes MYKLFTDGGSRGNPGPAGIGGVLYKDDKIIANFSEYIGNTTNNQAEYRALLTGLELAKKHKLDTLECFLDSELVVKQLKKEYRVKDKDLGVLFVKVWNLSLGFKKITFTHVRREKNQDADMLVNVALDKHCK